The genomic window GCGGCGAGGAGTTCGCCATCGAGGCCGCCCGCGTTCTCGAGGCGCCGATCTACACGACCTACGTCGCCGACGGGACCGAGATCCCCGACGACGTCACGGTGATCCCGTTCCAGCAGGCGAAGTACACCTCGCTGCCGTGGCGTCCGTTCCTCGAGTGGAAGAACGAGGGGATGAACCCCCTCGAGACGCTCAACGTGGCGCTGGACATGACCGACGCTCACCCCGCGTTGACGGAGTACGACGTGATCCTCGAGAGCGCGCCGCTCTCGAAGTACTACGTCCCCGAGGTGGGCCAGCGGATCGTTCACTACCCTCACAGCCCGCCGCGGTGGCTGTACGACCTCTATCGCGACCGCCTCTCCGGGTTCGAGGCGCCGTTCGTCGAGACCGGGCTCAAGGCCTACGCGAAGGGCTGGCGTGCGCTGGACAAGGAGGCCAACGACTACGTCGATCAGTTCGTCGCGAACAGCGAACTCGTCCGCGATCGGATCCGGCGGTTCTACGACCGCGACGCGACGGTCGTCTACCCGCCGGTGACCGGCGATTGGCGCAACGAGGGCGACGACGGCTACTTCGTTACCTGGTCCCGTCTCGCCCCCGAGAAGCGGATCGACACGATCGCGAAGGCGTTCGCGGGACTGGACGAGCGGCTCGTGATCGCCGGCGACGGCGAGCAGCGCGAGCAACTCGAGGCGTTCGCCGAAAACTACGACAACATCGAGGTCCGGGGCTACGTCGAGGACATCGAGTCGCTGGTCGCTCGGGCCACCGCGGTCGTCTACGCCCCGAAGCAGGAGGACTTCGGCCTCGTCGGGGCCGAGGCCATGATGGCCGGGAAACCCCTGCTCGGCGTGAACGAGGGATTCACGCGCTACCAGGTGCAGGGCGGCCGGACCGGCCTGCTCTTCGAACCGACCGTCGAGTCGATCCGCGAGACGGTCCGACGGTTCGATCCCGACGACTTCGACGCGACCGAGATCCGCGCGGAAGCCAGACGCTACGAGTACGACCGCTTCGCGGCCGGCCTGCGCGAGGTCGTCGCGGAGACGGCGGCGACCGAGATCGACGTGCCGGATCCGGAGTCAGGGTCGGAGCCGCGGCCGGGGACGGAACTCGAGCCGGAATCGGACCGCGAAGACGCGACTCGATCGGGCGAACAGCGACGCGGCGACGAGCGCACCGAGGAGGTGGCCGATCAGTGACGGCGAGCACGACCGCTCGCGATCGGGGCGACGACTCGAGAGCGCGGACGGACGCCGAGCCGTCGCGTCCGACGGAGTCGGGCTCGGCCGATCGGTGTCTGCTCTACCAGAACAGCGACGCCCACCCCGCGCATCGAGTGTTCGCCGACGCCGTCGGCGCCGATCGGCGCCACTTCGAGACCGGGCGACCGCCCGAATCGGGCGGCAACACCGAGCGAATCGTCGATCGGCTTCGGACCGCCGGGACGCTCCCGGCGTACGACACCGTCATCGCGGAGGGGAGCGCGCCGCTCCAGACCGGGCTCGCGTACAAACTGCGCCACCCGGGGACGACGCTCGTCTACCTCGCCGCCGACGAGACGTTCTACACGCTGGCCGAGCGGCCGACACGGTACCTCTGGCAGGGGCTCAAGCCGCTCTCGAGCCGGCTGCTGGACGGCGTGATCGCGGTCGGCAGGGACGCCTACCGCTGGGGGCGACCGTACCTCGGTGACGTCCCGGTCGCGTACGTCCGACCCCCGATCGGCGACGCGAAGTACGAACGGCTCGCGTCGCTCTCACCGAACTCGCCGCGGGACCCCTTTACGATCCTCTCGGCGGGCGAGGCCAAGCCGGCCAACGGCTACGATCGACTGGCGCGTGCGGTCGGGCGATTCGCCCGCACCGTCGACGCCGACGTGCGACTGGTCGTCCTCGGCGAGGGCCACGAGGCGGAAGGGTACGCAGACAGATCCCACGTCCTCACGCCCGGGTTCGTCGACCTCGATACCTTCGCCGACTGGTTCGGCCGCGCGAGCGTCTACGTCCAGTCCTCTCGGGGCGACGCGTTCCCCGTCGCCGCGCTCGAGGGGATCCTCTCGGGCACGCCGACGGTGGTCACCGAGGCGACCGGCGTTCGGGAGCTGTTGCCTGAACGACAGGTGATTCCACCGACCGAGGCGGGCCTGTTAGCGGGCCTGCGGGACGTCTTCGAGCGGTCGCCAGCGGAACGGGAGGCCGCTGCTAGCGAGCAACGAGACCTCGTCTCCGATCTGACCGAATCGAATCAAGGGAAACGCTTCGGCGCCGCGCTGGAGGCACTCGCATGACCGGAACGGACCGACCGAACATCGTCGTCGTCTGTCTGGACACCGTCAGGAAGGACGTGTACGACCGATTCGCGACCCGACTCCGAGAGCGGGCGTCCGTCCGCTTCGAGGGAATGCGGGCGCTCGGCGGCTGGAGCGTCCCGAGTCACGCCGGGATGCTGACGGGCGCTCTCCCGTCGGAAACGGGCGTCCACGCCCACCAGCGTCGGTTCGATCCGATCGACGCCGAGGACACCTGGATCGCGCCGCTCGAGCGACAGGGGTACGAGTCGGTCTGCGTCACGTCGAACATCTACGCCAGCCCCGTCTTCGGGTTCGACCGCTTTTTCGATCGGACGGTTCCCATCTCGCCGAGCCGCAGACTCCCGGAGGGGATGGACGTTCAAGAACACATCTCCGATCGGTCGGCCGAGGGCGTGGAAGCGTACGCCGACTTCGTCCGCGAGGCCCTCGAGCACGACCACCCGCTGCGCTCACTGGCCAACGGCGTTCTCCTCAAGCTGGACGACGTGAGTCGGAAGCTCCCGATCGAGAAGCCGACCGACTTCGGCGGCCGGGCGATCGCTCGCACTCTCGAGCGCGAGGTCACCGAGCCCGACGGGCCGGTGGTCGCCTTCGCCAACCTCATGGACGCCCACGGGCCCCACACCGCGTTCCGCGGGCTGGACGACTCGATTCATGGCGTCTCGGCCGACTTCCACTCGAGTTCGTTCCGGGACTCGGACGTCAACGTCGCAGACGGGCTCGGCGCGTACGAATCGGACGTCGAGCGCGTCCGTCGGCTCTACGCCGCGACGGTCGACTACCTCGACCGGGTCGTTACCGATCTCATGGACGCGTTAGCGCGCGAGGACGACCGCGAGTCGATCCTGATCGTGACGGCCGACCACGGCGAAAACCTCGGATACGAATCCGACGGCTACCTCATGAACCACATGAGCAGCCTCTCCGAAGGACTGTTACACGTTCCGTTCGACGTCGTAGCCACCGACGACAGCGCCCTCGAGGTCGAAGGGAAGACTCCCGTCGACGTGAACGGACTCAGCTCCCACGCCGACCTCGGTGACGCGGTCCGCTCGCTCGCGGGCGAGGACCCGTTCGACCCGTTCGCCCTCGAGCGCGAGCGCGCCCGCGCCGAGATCGTCGGCTCCGGCTCCGGCATCCCGGAGGGCGGCGACGAGTCCTACTGGGACCGAGGCCAGCGGGTCGTCTACGAGGGCGACCGGAAGTACTACCGCGATCAGCTCGGCGACGAGGCCGTCTACGACGTCTCCGGGCCGCCGTCGAAACAGGTCGAACTGCCCGACGAGACGGTTCCGGACGGGCTCTTCGAGTCCGCCTTCGGCGACTGGGTCGCCGACGAGGAGCGCGACGGACGGGACCATGCCGAGGAGGTCGACGCCGCGAGTCGCGCGCGACTGGAGGATCTGGGATACCTATGACCGAACACACGACGGACACGACCCTGCTAGTCACGGTGGATTCGCTCAGGACAGATCACGTCCAGTACATGCCACATACCCTGGAGTTTCTGGACGACACCCACGACGCCGCGTTCGCCACGAGCACCGCGACGCCCGGCAGCTTCCCGGCGATCATCGGCGGGGAGTATCCGGCCGGGAACGGCCTCGAGGCCGACGCCAGCGTCGTCCACGAGTTCGACGCCCACTGCGTCGGGGTCACGACGAACCACCTGCTGTCCGCGGAGTACGACTACGCGGCCGGCTTCGACTCGTTCACGTCGCCGAAGGGCGGCGGCGAGTCGCTGAAGGACAAGGGGGCAATCTTGCTCGAGCGCGGTTCGCTCCCCTACAAGGTCGCCAGCTGGGGCTACAACCGGTACCAGCAGCTCCGGAGCTACGTCGAGGAGACCGAGAAGTCGTTCCGTCCCGCGGACGACGTCGTCGACCAGTTCCTGACCGAAGTCGACGGCCGCGACGAGTGGTTCGGCTGGCTCCACTTCATGGAGCCCCACCACCCGTACGACCCCGACGGCGCGAACGTCGACCGGGCTGAGGCACAGCGAGTCACCCGCCGCGTCCTCTCGGACCGCGGCTCCGAGGAGGACGAGGCCCTCGTCCGGGACCTCTACCGTCAGGAGATCGCGGAACTCGACGCGGCCCTCGAGTCCCTCTGGGACGCGATCCCCGACGACACGCGCGTCGTCTTCTGTGGCGATCACGGCGAACTGCTCGGCGAGGACGGACTGTGGGGCCACCCCGGCGAGATGCGCCCCGAACTGCTGAACGTCCCGTTCGGCACGCGCAACGCCCCCGACGTCGGCGAGGTCGTCTCCCTGATCGACGTGCCGACGGTCCTGACCGGCGCCGAACACCGCCAGGGGACGCTCGATCGCGAGATCGCCTTCGCGGCCTACGGGGACCGAAAGGCCGCGATGACCGCCGACCACATCGCGACGGCGGACGGCACGTATCGACTCGACGACGGCGAACCGGTCGACGATCCGACCCTCGAGCGCGAACTCGAGCGGTTCGATCCCGCCTACGTCGTCAAGGAAGAGGCGCTGCAGGAGGATCTGGAGGACTTGGGATACGCATGACGGTGATCGTACTGGCGCTGGACGCCCTCGATGCCGGACTGATCGACCACTTCGGTCTCGACTCGTTCCGCCTCGAGTCGGGCGGCGAGATCGAGACGTTCGCGAACACGCAGGACGTCCCGTACACGCCGGAGGTCTGGGCGACCGTCGCGACCGGGCTCGAGCCGGCCGAGCACGGGATCACCGGCGGCGGCACGAGCGAGTGGGAGAACCCCGCGCTCGACCTCGCCTCGACGGTCACCGGCCACCTCGACGAGTCGACGCGGGGGACGCTGGGTAAACTCGTTCGCTCTCGGACCGGCGAGCGCGAGCGCATCGGCGAGACGGACCGCGAGTCGATGTTCGACGCCGACGACGCGGTTGTCCACAACTGGCCGGGCGTCCACGACGGGCAGCCGCTCCAGCGGGCCTGGGACCTGATGAACGCCGTCGCAGAGGGGATGCCCCGCAGCGAGTTCGAGCGCGAACTGTTCGGGCTCTGCGCCCAGCAGTTCGGCTGGGCCCGCGAGATGCTCGAGCACCCGGTCTCGATCGCCGGCGTCCACGTCCACACGCTGGACGCGGCGGGCCACGCCTACGCCGACGACGAGGACGCGCTGGGCCGCGCCTACGAGCGCGTCGGCGAGTTCGTCGACGAGATCGTCGCTGCCCTCGGCGAGGGCGACGAACTCCTCGTCGTCAGCGACCACGGCATGCGAACCGAGTTCTATCCGCCCGACGCGGGCGAGAAGCCGGCGAGTCACTCCTGGCGCGCGTACGCGAGTTCCACGGCGGACACCCATCCGGAGTCGGTCTACGACGTACGACGATGGGTGGAGGAGCGCGCGGCGGCGTCCGGGGCGAACGCGTCTGACGGCGACGAGGGAATCGACATGCCGACCGAGCGCCTGCGCGAACTCGGCTACCTCGAGTGACCGCTAGCACCGACCCGCTCGGCCGTCAGTCAGCGTCTCGATCGGTATCAATGGCTTCCGTGTCGTTCCGGCTGACCGACCGATATGCGGTGGCGCGCGCTGTCGACCGACCGAGTGCTAGCGAGGGCGGTCGACACACTGTGCGAGGGATGAGCGAACGAAGTGAGCGAATCGGCTGGGGAGGGTGTGGCTATTCCCTGCCGCCACGATAGCAGGCTGCGACTCGTCGCATTTCTACGGTACCGCTTCGCTGTCCGCTTTCCACGTCTGCGTAGCAGCCGCCACCCGTTTGCAGATGGGATGCTTGCCTCCATCCCTTTGACGCCCGATTTCAGAGAGTTACGACCTCGAGTCCGGAATTTCGGACAGTCAGAAGAAGGTGAGCGCAATTTGACGATTTGAACTACGCCGTCACCCTCGCTATGAACCACGCCGTCACCCTCGCTACGCTCGGGTGCCGTCTGGTTCAAATCTACTCGTCGTCTTTTCAGCGATTCAGGACTCACTCCTCGTGGTTCGAAAGACGCTACGCGTCTTTCGTCATCACGAAACAGCGAAGCTGTTTCGAACGACTACGCTCGTCGTTCCTCGTTGAACCCCTGAAAAGTAGCGGGAGGTAGATTTGAACTACCGATCTGCGGGTTATGAGCCCGCCGGAATCTCCTGGCTATCCCATCCCGCTATCACGTACTCTCTGCTGGCCACGATTAAGGCTTGGTATTCGCGTC from Haloterrigena sp. KLK7 includes these protein-coding regions:
- a CDS encoding glycosyltransferase, translated to MTDADTDADVAILHDRFPGIGGGEEFAIEAARVLEAPIYTTYVADGTEIPDDVTVIPFQQAKYTSLPWRPFLEWKNEGMNPLETLNVALDMTDAHPALTEYDVILESAPLSKYYVPEVGQRIVHYPHSPPRWLYDLYRDRLSGFEAPFVETGLKAYAKGWRALDKEANDYVDQFVANSELVRDRIRRFYDRDATVVYPPVTGDWRNEGDDGYFVTWSRLAPEKRIDTIAKAFAGLDERLVIAGDGEQREQLEAFAENYDNIEVRGYVEDIESLVARATAVVYAPKQEDFGLVGAEAMMAGKPLLGVNEGFTRYQVQGGRTGLLFEPTVESIRETVRRFDPDDFDATEIRAEARRYEYDRFAAGLREVVAETAATEIDVPDPESGSEPRPGTELEPESDREDATRSGEQRRGDERTEEVADQ
- a CDS encoding glycosyltransferase family 4 protein; its protein translation is MTASTTARDRGDDSRARTDAEPSRPTESGSADRCLLYQNSDAHPAHRVFADAVGADRRHFETGRPPESGGNTERIVDRLRTAGTLPAYDTVIAEGSAPLQTGLAYKLRHPGTTLVYLAADETFYTLAERPTRYLWQGLKPLSSRLLDGVIAVGRDAYRWGRPYLGDVPVAYVRPPIGDAKYERLASLSPNSPRDPFTILSAGEAKPANGYDRLARAVGRFARTVDADVRLVVLGEGHEAEGYADRSHVLTPGFVDLDTFADWFGRASVYVQSSRGDAFPVAALEGILSGTPTVVTEATGVRELLPERQVIPPTEAGLLAGLRDVFERSPAEREAAASEQRDLVSDLTESNQGKRFGAALEALA
- a CDS encoding sulfatase-like hydrolase/transferase, coding for MTGTDRPNIVVVCLDTVRKDVYDRFATRLRERASVRFEGMRALGGWSVPSHAGMLTGALPSETGVHAHQRRFDPIDAEDTWIAPLERQGYESVCVTSNIYASPVFGFDRFFDRTVPISPSRRLPEGMDVQEHISDRSAEGVEAYADFVREALEHDHPLRSLANGVLLKLDDVSRKLPIEKPTDFGGRAIARTLEREVTEPDGPVVAFANLMDAHGPHTAFRGLDDSIHGVSADFHSSSFRDSDVNVADGLGAYESDVERVRRLYAATVDYLDRVVTDLMDALAREDDRESILIVTADHGENLGYESDGYLMNHMSSLSEGLLHVPFDVVATDDSALEVEGKTPVDVNGLSSHADLGDAVRSLAGEDPFDPFALERERARAEIVGSGSGIPEGGDESYWDRGQRVVYEGDRKYYRDQLGDEAVYDVSGPPSKQVELPDETVPDGLFESAFGDWVADEERDGRDHAEEVDAASRARLEDLGYL
- a CDS encoding sulfatase-like hydrolase/transferase; the protein is MTEHTTDTTLLVTVDSLRTDHVQYMPHTLEFLDDTHDAAFATSTATPGSFPAIIGGEYPAGNGLEADASVVHEFDAHCVGVTTNHLLSAEYDYAAGFDSFTSPKGGGESLKDKGAILLERGSLPYKVASWGYNRYQQLRSYVEETEKSFRPADDVVDQFLTEVDGRDEWFGWLHFMEPHHPYDPDGANVDRAEAQRVTRRVLSDRGSEEDEALVRDLYRQEIAELDAALESLWDAIPDDTRVVFCGDHGELLGEDGLWGHPGEMRPELLNVPFGTRNAPDVGEVVSLIDVPTVLTGAEHRQGTLDREIAFAAYGDRKAAMTADHIATADGTYRLDDGEPVDDPTLERELERFDPAYVVKEEALQEDLEDLGYA
- a CDS encoding alkaline phosphatase family protein, coding for MTVIVLALDALDAGLIDHFGLDSFRLESGGEIETFANTQDVPYTPEVWATVATGLEPAEHGITGGGTSEWENPALDLASTVTGHLDESTRGTLGKLVRSRTGERERIGETDRESMFDADDAVVHNWPGVHDGQPLQRAWDLMNAVAEGMPRSEFERELFGLCAQQFGWAREMLEHPVSIAGVHVHTLDAAGHAYADDEDALGRAYERVGEFVDEIVAALGEGDELLVVSDHGMRTEFYPPDAGEKPASHSWRAYASSTADTHPESVYDVRRWVEERAAASGANASDGDEGIDMPTERLRELGYLE